The Gemmatimonadaceae bacterium genome segment ACCGATGGAGCTGGCGCGCTACTTCCTCGAGTTGGGGACCACCGGCTTTGGTGGCCCGATCGCCCTGGTCGGGTACATGGAGCGGGACTTCGTGGACACGCGTCGCTGGGTGACGCGCGAGGAGTTCCGCGACGGACTCGCATTTGCGCAGCTTGCCCCCGGTCCGCTCGCCGCGCAGCTCGCGATCTACCTGGGTTGGCGCGCACACGGAGCGCGCGGTGCGACGATTGCCGGCGTGGCGTTTGTCATGCCGTCGTTCGTGATGGTGCTTCTCATCGCGATCGGGTACGTGCAGTTCGGGGGCGCGCCATGGCTGGCCGGCGCGTTCTACGGCATCGGATCGGCGGTCATCGCCATCATCGCGCGGAGCGCCATCAAGCTGGCCCGCGGCACTGTCGGCAACGACGGGCTGCGCTGGCTCGTCTTCCTGGTCACCGGCATCGTGACCGCGTGGACGGAGCGTGAACTCGTCTGGCTGTTCGTCGCCAGCGGGGTCGTGGTGATGATTGCACGCGCGCGCTGGCGGCCGTCGGCATCCGCGATGGTCTGGGCGCCGCTTGCCGTGCAGGACTCGGCCGTGACCGGATGGCTCGGCGCCGCAGCGCCCGGAATGCTGGTGACGATCTTCGCCTTCTTTGCGAGCGCAGGCATGTTCGTGTTTGGCAGTGGGCTCGCGATCGTGCCCTACCTGCACGGCGGTGTCGTCGTGGAGCATGGCTGGCTCAGCGAGCGGCAATTCCTGGATGCCGTTGCGGTCGCGCTGGTCACGCCGGGGCCCGTCGTGATCACGGTGTCGTTCATCGGATACCTGGTGGCCGGCGTGCTGGGTGCGGTGGCCGCGTCAGTGGCGGTGTTTGCGCCCGTGTACTTCATCACGCTGTTGCTTGCGCCATCGTTCGAGCGATACAAACACAATCCGCAGGTGCGCGCGTTCGTGGACGGCGTGACCGCGGCGGCGACGGGGGCGATCGCCGGTGCGGCGGTGGTCCTGGGTCGGCGCGCCATCACGGACCTGGCCACGGCGTTGATTGCACTGGCGACGGCCGGGGTGTTGCTGCGGTGGCGGCGCGTTCCTGAGCCGCTCGTTGTCCTTGCGGCGGGCGTTGTGGGGCTGGTGGTGCGGCGATTCACGGGCTGAACCGGTGCAGTTAATGGTGAAGGGTCGCCGTCGCCGCCGGGGCGCAATCAATCCCAGAGGAGCACCGCGCCGTGTCGGGTCAGGAGCGCCTGGTACGCCGCCCCGGCGTATTGGGTGGATTCAATCGGTCGTCGAAACACCTCTTCGGTGGGGGGATCGATGACCAAGTGTGGGCGCCGAAGATCGGCAAAGAGCACGCGACGGCCGCTGCGTTCACCAGGACGACCGCCGGTGGGTCGACGCGCTGATCGCGTGCAGTTCTGGAAGGCGATCGCTCGGGGGTTCTATCCGGAGGCAGCCGTCGCCGAGGCCCGTGTGTCGTGGGTGGTGGGCGCCCGATGGTTCCGGCAAGCTGGTGGCATGCCTCCGACCCACTTCGCCGCATCGGCGCCGCCGCTCAGCGGCCGGTATCTCTCGTTCGGTGAGCGCGAGCAACTCGCGCTTCTACGCGCCGCGGGTCATGGTGTGCGGGAGTGCGGCCGTCGACTCGGTTGGGCCCCGTCGACGATCTCCCGTGAATTGCGACGCAATGCCGCCACTCGAAGCGGTAACTTCGACTACACGGCAACGACCGCACAGTGGCACGCGGATCGCGCGGCCACGCGTCCCAAGCCCGCCAAGCTGGCGGTGAACGCACGACTGCGGCACGATGTGCAGGAGCGATTGGCTGGCCTGATCGCGACGCCGACCGGCCAGCTGGCCCCGGACCACCGGTCGCGTGGACTGGACGAAAGCGCGGCCGACGGCAGCATCGACGGTGGGCGCGCGCGTGGAGTCCCACACAGATCGCCCAGCGTCTTCTGCTGGATTTCCCCGACGACCCGACGATGCGCATCAGCGCCGAGGCCATCTATCAATCGCTCTACATCCAGGGTCGTGGGGCGCTGCGACGGGAACTCACGGCGTGCCTGCGCACGGGGAGAGCGTTACGGGTGCCTCGGGCACGGACCGGTCGATCCGGCAAACACTTTGTCACCCCCGAGATCATGATCAGCGCGCGCCCCGCTGACGTGGCGGATCGTGCGGTGCCGGGACACTGGGAGGGCGATCTCATTCTTGGCCTCGAGAGCTCAGCGATCGGCACACTCGTCGAGCGTACCACACGCTTCACCCTGTTACTGCATCTCCCACGCATGGCCGCTCACTATGACGGCCGACGGAGTACCGACACCAAGAATGGCCCTCCGCTGGCCGGACATGGTGCCACCGCAGTCCGATCGGCGATCGCGCGGGCGATCAAGCAGCTACCGACGCAGCTTCGAAGGTCCCTGACCTGGGATCAAGGTGCCGAGCTTGCGGAACACGTCCAACTTCGCCTGGATACCGGACTCGCGATCTACTTCTGCGATCCACGCAGCCCGTGGCAGCGTGGCACCAACGAGAACACCAACGGCCTGCTGCGGCAATACTTCCCAAAGGGCACGGATCTCAGCGACTACACCGCCGCCGATCTCGCGGCGGTCGCACTCGCGCTGAACTCCCGGCCACGAAAGACACTGAACTGGCAGACCCCTGCCGAAGCATTGAACGAACTACAACGATCTACAAACACATCACCTGTTGCGACGACCGGTTGAGTTCGGGTTGCGACCCACGGTCGCTGTGGTGGACGACCGGGCCGTCGAGCGCGCGGTCGTACCGGGCCTGCTCCAGCGCGTCCAGGGCGAGATCGCTGCGCAGCGACGTCGTGGCGCGCCAGCCGACGATGCGGCGCGCAAACACATCGATCACGAACGCCACATACACAAAGCCGCGCCACGTCGCCACGTACGTCAGGTCCGCCACCCAGAGCTGATTGGGCCGCGTCGCCGTGACGTCCCGCTGCACCAGGTCCTGCGGCCGCTCGGTGACCGGGTCGGGGATCGTCGTCCGCACGCGACGCCCGCGCACCACGCATCGCGTCGCGCCCGGGCGGGTGCCCGAGCCGGGTCCCGTTGTCGGGCTTTGGCCTCGTAGTAGGTTGCCGGAGCGATCGGCAGCACAGCACAGATCGGCTCGACTCGGTACACCTCGCGGTGGGCATCCACAAACGCCACCATCACGTCCCGCGGCGGTCGAGCTCCGCCTGGGCAAAAACGCCGACGCCTTGCGCAAGATCTCATTGGCGCGCCGCAGCTCCTTCACCTCACGCTCCAATTCCTTCACCCGTGCCTGGTCGGCGCTCGTCACCCCAGGGCGCCGGCCCGTGTCGACCTCCTGCCGCTTGACCCACTGCCACAACGTCTGGGTCGAACAGCCGATCTTCGTGGCAATCGACGTGACGGCCGCCCACTCGGAGGCATGCGAGCCCCGCTGCTCGCGCACCAGTCGGATCGCCCGCTCACGTACTTCCGGAGAATACCGCGTGCGCTTGTTCATGACTCCATTCTCTCATGAAATGGAGCCTCCGGGAATCCCGGGTCGATTCAACCGGCAAGTTCACCGACGAGTGCCTCAACGAGAACTGGTTCGTGAGTCTCTGCGACGCGCAGCGAACGATCGAAGCGTGGCGGATCGACGACAACGTCGCTCGGCCGCATCGCAGCCTCGCCGATCGCACCCCGGACGAGTTTGCGAAAGCTCAACTGATCACTGCAACTTCAACCAACCCCCAACCGGACTAACTAAACCTCTGGTACAGGAATGGGGGTCAGGTCAAATCGGCTCCTTCGCATCCACTACGCTCGGCTCTCGCCGCGTCGAGGACTGATATAGTATCTGGATCAGCTTTCGGGGGTCGACTCAGCAACTCATATTCCCAAGGCAGGGTCGCCTAGACCCTTCCCGTTCGTCACACTGTCTCCGAGGCTCATCGCTTTGAGAGGAATCACCCGTACCGGGGCTCGGCGTCCTATGCCCGCACTTGCTATTGTTGCTGCGCTTTGCTTGGGATGTATGGAGGACAAACAGCCAGTAGGCCCACGCCTAGGCGTACCCCAGCCTACTGTAGAGTTGAAGGTAGGGGACGGATGCTCACGTTTTGAGGTGCGCTTCGACTCGGCCGCCGGTCCACCCGTCCTGCAGGAAATCTACGGTACGCCATACTGCCTAACGCACGAGATTAAGCTACTGAGCGACACGGCGGCGATCTTTGATCCTACCACGGGATCGCTACGAATAGGGATCGTGATAGAGAACGTTGGCACGCGTCCCCTCGTGCCGAGAGTTAGGGTACGGTTCAATGCGGACAGTGTGCTCCGCTACAACGGCAGCGACCAACTGGTAGCTGGCGCTTCGGATGTGTTAGGCTACTTGCCGGACTCGGCGAGCTCGAACGGTCGAATAGCACTCTACTGGTTTGACGATGTACTCGCTCCTGCGACGGAGCTGAAAGTCCTTCGACCCGGTGACC includes the following:
- a CDS encoding transposase, coding for MKWSLRESRVDSTGKFTDECLNENWFVSLCDAQRTIEAWRIDDNVARPHRSLADRTPDEFAKAQLITATSTNPQPD
- a CDS encoding DDE-type integrase/transposase/recombinase — encoded protein: MRGRRVRTTIPDPVTERPQDLVQRDVTATRPNQLWVADLTYVATWRGFVYVAFVIDVFARRIVGWRATTSLRSDLALDALEQARYDRALDGPVVHHSDRGSQPELNRSSQQVMCL
- the chrA gene encoding chromate efflux transporter, which gives rise to MELARYFLELGTTGFGGPIALVGYMERDFVDTRRWVTREEFRDGLAFAQLAPGPLAAQLAIYLGWRAHGARGATIAGVAFVMPSFVMVLLIAIGYVQFGGAPWLAGAFYGIGSAVIAIIARSAIKLARGTVGNDGLRWLVFLVTGIVTAWTERELVWLFVASGVVVMIARARWRPSASAMVWAPLAVQDSAVTGWLGAAAPGMLVTIFAFFASAGMFVFGSGLAIVPYLHGGVVVEHGWLSERQFLDAVAVALVTPGPVVITVSFIGYLVAGVLGAVAASVAVFAPVYFITLLLAPSFERYKHNPQVRAFVDGVTAAATGAIAGAAVVLGRRAITDLATALIALATAGVLLRWRRVPEPLVVLAAGVVGLVVRRFTG